The following are encoded in a window of uncultured Sphaerochaeta sp. genomic DNA:
- the rpsP gene encoding 30S ribosomal protein S16 codes for MRLKRFGTKKRPDYRIVVMDSRAKTQGRTLDEVGQYHPLAEKDQQVVLKVEKIQDWLAKGAQPSDTVRALLNKNGVTVTRTVQE; via the coding sequence ATGAGACTGAAGAGATTTGGTACAAAGAAGAGACCTGACTACCGTATCGTGGTGATGGACTCCAGGGCAAAGACCCAGGGCAGAACCCTCGATGAGGTTGGTCAGTACCATCCTCTGGCTGAGAAAGATCAGCAGGTTGTCTTGAAAGTTGAGAAAATCCAGGACTGGCTCGCCAAGGGTGCACAGCCCAGCGATACCGTAAGAGCCCTGCTCAATAAGAATGGCGTGACGGTGACCAGAACTGTCCAGGAATAA
- the ileS gene encoding isoleucine--tRNA ligase: MFRPVTTKVDFPAMEENVLSFWETEDIFKKSIETRSEENEYVFYDGPPFATGLPHFGHLVPGTIKDAIPRYQTMKGKRVRRGFGWDCHGLPVEYEMEKTLGISGHSAITEYGVAKFNEQCRSIVLRYTEEWKQTINRMGRWVDWEHGYRTMDTDYMESIWWVFKTLFEKGYIYEGYNILPYSPALASPLSNFEVNLGGYQDVVDQAVTVRFAADGQDNTYFLAWTTTPWTLPSNLALAFGPDIDYVKVKDKSDGNYYILGKARLDHYYKDENTYEIVDEQKGAFYEGMRYTPLFPYFANLKEQGAFVCVMGDYVTTEDGCGIVHTAPGFGEDDYQVLKETGIPVVCPVDLECRFTDEVPDFSGRFVKDTDKDIISYLKEHDLLVKRENYLHSYPFCYRTKKPLIYRAMSCWFVDIQKIKQHMLDANEQIYWMPEHLKYGRFGKWLEGARDWAISRNRFWGNPIPVWKCDGSDYLEVIGSREELEAKCGQKVEDLHKHYVDDLTWPSPDGKGTMRRIGDVLDCWFESGSMPYAQQHYPFENKEHFENNFPADFICEGLDQTRGWFYTLTVIAAGLWEKPAFTHCVTNGIVLNADGKKLSKSEKNYTDPMDMVGSYGADALRFSLMNSAVVRAEDLKFSEDNVKEAMKSLIIPLWNAYSFFVTYANIDGYEPSETAFEDLTNPMDRWITSATQRFVQTATESFDAYDIQKACASFVPFIDDLNNWYIRRSRRRFWKGENDTDKKQAYDTLYKVLMTFIKVVAPIIPFTSEEIYQNLKRGDMAQSVHLCMYPDYDESQRDWTLESQMSLTQKAIAMGRSLRASNNLKIRQPLQKLFLVDREEDEREILASMESIIAEELNVKEVHLQSDESSLVEYSAKANFKVLGKSLGKDMKEVASMIADFDGEKIASILDGTPHTLSYSNGEISITKDEIIVQRTEMEGVKVLNDGSLTVGFDTKVTQELADEGIARDIIRSVQNLRKESGFAVSDRIVLTYDGDEVIQRVFDQHGQTIAKETLSNTLRSGTLTGEGIDCNDHMVRLQVEKD; the protein is encoded by the coding sequence ATGTTTCGTCCAGTAACCACCAAAGTGGATTTTCCTGCGATGGAAGAGAACGTTCTCTCTTTCTGGGAGACAGAGGATATTTTCAAGAAATCAATCGAAACGCGGTCTGAGGAGAATGAATACGTTTTCTACGACGGACCTCCGTTTGCGACCGGGCTTCCCCATTTTGGGCATCTGGTTCCAGGAACCATAAAGGATGCCATTCCCCGGTATCAGACCATGAAAGGCAAACGGGTCAGACGTGGTTTCGGTTGGGACTGTCATGGGCTGCCTGTTGAGTATGAGATGGAGAAGACGCTGGGCATCAGCGGGCACTCCGCAATTACCGAGTATGGTGTGGCCAAGTTCAATGAGCAATGTCGCTCAATCGTTTTGCGATACACCGAAGAGTGGAAACAGACGATTAATCGCATGGGACGCTGGGTTGACTGGGAGCATGGCTATCGCACCATGGATACCGACTATATGGAGTCCATCTGGTGGGTATTCAAGACACTATTTGAGAAGGGCTATATCTATGAGGGGTACAATATCCTTCCATACAGCCCAGCCTTGGCAAGTCCTCTTTCCAATTTCGAGGTTAACCTTGGAGGTTACCAGGATGTAGTGGATCAGGCTGTAACCGTTCGATTCGCTGCTGATGGCCAGGATAATACCTATTTCCTTGCTTGGACGACTACACCCTGGACGCTTCCAAGCAACCTTGCGCTTGCCTTTGGTCCGGACATCGACTATGTGAAGGTCAAGGACAAGAGTGATGGGAATTACTATATCCTGGGCAAGGCTCGCCTCGATCATTACTACAAGGACGAGAACACGTATGAGATTGTTGATGAGCAGAAGGGTGCCTTCTATGAAGGTATGCGTTATACACCCTTGTTCCCATACTTTGCAAATCTCAAGGAGCAGGGCGCCTTTGTCTGTGTGATGGGTGATTATGTAACCACCGAAGATGGTTGTGGTATTGTTCATACAGCCCCCGGTTTCGGTGAGGATGATTATCAAGTACTCAAAGAAACAGGCATCCCTGTTGTTTGTCCTGTCGATCTGGAGTGCCGTTTTACCGATGAGGTGCCGGACTTCTCTGGTCGTTTCGTCAAGGACACAGATAAGGATATCATCTCGTATCTGAAGGAGCATGACCTGTTGGTGAAGAGGGAGAACTACCTTCACTCATATCCTTTCTGCTACCGTACCAAGAAGCCGTTGATCTACCGTGCCATGAGTTGCTGGTTTGTAGACATCCAGAAGATCAAGCAACACATGCTTGATGCAAATGAGCAAATTTACTGGATGCCTGAGCATCTCAAGTATGGCCGATTCGGTAAATGGCTTGAAGGAGCTCGTGACTGGGCAATCAGCAGGAACCGGTTCTGGGGAAACCCGATCCCGGTTTGGAAGTGCGATGGCAGTGACTATCTAGAGGTAATCGGAAGCAGGGAAGAGCTGGAGGCCAAATGTGGTCAGAAGGTTGAGGATCTGCATAAGCATTACGTTGATGATCTGACCTGGCCAAGTCCCGACGGCAAGGGAACGATGCGCCGAATCGGGGATGTCCTTGACTGTTGGTTTGAGTCTGGTTCCATGCCCTATGCCCAGCAACACTATCCGTTTGAAAACAAAGAACACTTTGAGAACAACTTCCCTGCAGATTTCATCTGTGAAGGATTGGATCAGACACGTGGTTGGTTCTATACATTGACGGTTATTGCAGCAGGACTCTGGGAGAAGCCAGCCTTTACCCACTGTGTCACCAACGGTATTGTCCTCAATGCGGACGGGAAGAAGCTCAGTAAGAGTGAGAAGAACTATACCGATCCAATGGATATGGTAGGAAGTTATGGTGCAGATGCCCTTCGCTTCTCATTAATGAATAGTGCTGTTGTCCGTGCTGAGGATTTGAAGTTCAGTGAGGATAATGTAAAAGAAGCCATGAAGTCCCTGATCATCCCTCTCTGGAATGCCTACTCATTCTTCGTTACCTATGCGAATATTGATGGGTATGAACCGTCTGAGACAGCGTTCGAGGATCTCACGAACCCAATGGATCGCTGGATTACCAGTGCAACCCAACGGTTTGTGCAGACTGCCACAGAATCCTTTGATGCCTATGATATTCAGAAAGCGTGTGCATCCTTTGTTCCGTTCATCGATGACCTGAACAATTGGTACATCCGCCGAAGCAGAAGACGTTTCTGGAAGGGTGAGAACGATACAGATAAGAAACAGGCGTATGATACCCTCTACAAGGTCCTGATGACCTTCATCAAGGTTGTTGCCCCGATCATTCCGTTTACAAGTGAGGAGATTTACCAGAACTTGAAACGGGGAGATATGGCTCAGAGTGTGCATCTCTGTATGTATCCTGACTATGATGAGAGCCAGAGGGATTGGACGCTTGAAAGCCAGATGTCCCTGACCCAGAAGGCTATTGCCATGGGTCGATCGCTGAGAGCTTCCAACAACCTGAAGATTCGTCAGCCTTTGCAGAAGCTTTTCCTCGTGGACCGGGAAGAGGATGAACGGGAAATTCTGGCAAGCATGGAGTCAATCATTGCAGAGGAACTGAATGTCAAGGAAGTGCATCTGCAATCTGATGAGTCCTCTCTTGTAGAGTATAGTGCAAAGGCCAACTTCAAGGTTCTGGGAAAATCCCTGGGCAAGGATATGAAGGAAGTTGCATCCATGATTGCTGATTTCGATGGAGAGAAGATCGCTTCCATCCTTGACGGCACACCACACACACTCTCTTACAGCAATGGCGAGATTTCAATCACCAAGGATGAAATCATTGTCCAGAGGACTGAAATGGAAGGTGTAAAGGTACTGAATGATGGATCGCTAACCGTAGGGTTCGATACCAAGGTTACCCAGGAACTCGCAGATGAGGGAATTGCACGTGATATCATTCGCTCAGTGCAGAACCTCAGAAAAGAGAGTGGGTTTGCCGTATCTGACCGGATTGTGCTGACATATGATGGTGATGAGGTGATTCAGCGGGTCTTTGACCAGCATGGACAAACCATTGCAAAGGAGACGTTGTCCAATACCTTGCGCTCTGGTACACTGACAGGAGAAGGTATTGATTGCAATGACCATATGGTGAGGTTGCAAGTAGAGAAGGATTAA
- the trmD gene encoding tRNA (guanosine(37)-N1)-methyltransferase TrmD — translation MKIQIVTLFPEILEGFFENSIMKRAVQSGSVEYEFINFRSFATDKHQSCDDVPYGGGAGMVIKCDPLCKALDSIKAKEKRVVYASPSGKRLSQAYAEELSKEDELVFICGHYEGIDQRVIDLYVDDEISIGDYVISSGEVSTLVIIDAVYRLIDGVISSDSLSEESFHGGLLEYPQYTRPETYCSKDVPDVLLSGHHAKIGQWRLQKRLEKTLLNRPDLLETASLDANSRKILNALKEHSAKGTGDDGCN, via the coding sequence GTGAAGATTCAGATAGTCACCCTGTTTCCAGAAATACTGGAAGGGTTTTTTGAAAATTCGATCATGAAGAGGGCTGTGCAAAGCGGTTCAGTTGAGTATGAGTTCATAAACTTCAGAAGCTTTGCGACAGACAAGCATCAAAGCTGTGATGACGTTCCCTATGGTGGTGGCGCTGGGATGGTGATCAAATGCGATCCCCTCTGCAAGGCGCTCGATTCCATCAAGGCAAAAGAGAAGCGGGTGGTATATGCTTCCCCCTCTGGAAAGCGTCTAAGTCAGGCCTATGCCGAAGAGCTGAGCAAGGAAGATGAACTGGTCTTTATCTGTGGCCATTATGAAGGTATTGACCAACGGGTGATTGACCTATATGTTGATGACGAGATTAGTATTGGGGATTATGTAATCAGCAGCGGCGAAGTTTCCACCTTGGTAATCATAGACGCTGTATATCGCTTGATTGACGGTGTGATTAGTAGTGATTCACTCAGTGAAGAGAGTTTTCACGGTGGATTACTTGAATATCCCCAGTATACAAGGCCTGAGACCTATTGCTCAAAAGATGTCCCTGATGTATTATTGAGCGGGCATCACGCCAAAATTGGCCAGTGGCGACTACAGAAACGGTTGGAAAAGACCTTGTTGAACCGACCGGATTTGTTGGAGACGGCATCTCTTGATGCGAACTCCAGAAAGATTTTAAATGCATTGAAAGAACATAGTGCGAAGGGGACCGGAGACGATGGATGTAATTAA
- the rplS gene encoding 50S ribosomal protein L19: MDVIKAIESEQMKENAENFCVGDTVKVFFKIVEGTNERVQVFEGLVIAKNNGGIRRTFVVRKISYGVGVERIFPLHSPRVERIEVVRRGRVRRAKLYYIRKKVGKKAKVKELIRRKNA; encoded by the coding sequence ATGGATGTAATTAAGGCTATTGAGTCGGAACAGATGAAGGAAAATGCAGAGAACTTCTGCGTTGGTGATACCGTTAAAGTGTTTTTCAAGATTGTTGAAGGCACCAACGAACGTGTCCAGGTGTTTGAAGGCCTGGTCATTGCAAAGAACAATGGTGGAATTCGCAGGACTTTTGTGGTCCGCAAGATTTCCTACGGTGTAGGTGTGGAAAGAATTTTCCCATTGCACTCACCTCGTGTTGAAAGAATCGAGGTTGTTCGCAGAGGTCGTGTCAGAAGAGCTAAGCTCTACTACATTCGCAAGAAGGTGGGCAAGAAGGCGAAAGTCAAAGAGCTCATCCGCAGAAAGAACGCCTAA
- the ffh gene encoding signal recognition particle protein encodes MFDSISDKFSGIMRSLAGKSKITEKNVQEAVEEIKMALLDADVNLRVVRRFINGTMEEATGEKVLKAVDPGQQFVKIVYDRMVALLGDEENQKLLLKGPDTTSVILMMGLQGSGKTTTSAKLASRLKKEGRRVMLVAADLVRPAAILQLQVLGEAVGVPVFSIEGEKNPAKVAKAALVQAKKDQRDVLIVDTSGRMHLDETLMDEIQKVRDAISPDETLFVADAMTGQNAVTIAKEFQEKVGISGVVLSKFDSDTRGGAALSLRSVVGKPIKFIGVGEKIEDLDPFYPDRIASRILGMGDIVSLVEKAQSVVDENEAIRMQEKMAKNTFDLQDYLDQLNSMDKMGSIDQLLEMIPGAKGQVSEDDIDTEEIRREKAIILSMTYAERTNYHIMGPTRRKRVAKGSGTTVSDVNRLLKKFEKMRLTMKKLAKNKKYQAAMLKQMGM; translated from the coding sequence ATGTTTGATTCAATAAGCGATAAGTTCTCCGGCATCATGCGCAGTCTTGCCGGAAAGTCCAAGATAACAGAGAAGAACGTCCAGGAAGCCGTCGAAGAAATCAAGATGGCCTTGCTGGACGCTGACGTGAACCTTCGGGTTGTCAGACGCTTCATCAATGGGACCATGGAAGAAGCCACAGGGGAGAAAGTCCTCAAGGCTGTCGACCCTGGTCAACAATTCGTGAAGATCGTCTACGATCGGATGGTCGCTCTGCTTGGGGACGAGGAGAACCAGAAGCTTCTGCTCAAGGGCCCTGATACAACCAGTGTCATCCTGATGATGGGTCTCCAGGGTTCTGGTAAGACCACAACATCAGCCAAACTGGCTTCACGCCTGAAAAAAGAAGGCCGTCGTGTCATGCTTGTTGCTGCAGACTTGGTCAGACCGGCTGCAATCCTGCAACTCCAGGTTCTTGGTGAGGCAGTAGGGGTCCCCGTATTCAGTATTGAAGGGGAGAAGAACCCAGCAAAAGTTGCCAAGGCAGCCCTTGTACAGGCAAAGAAAGACCAGAGAGATGTGTTGATTGTCGACACCAGTGGTCGAATGCACCTTGACGAGACCCTTATGGATGAGATCCAGAAGGTCCGTGATGCAATTTCCCCAGATGAGACACTCTTTGTTGCCGATGCAATGACCGGACAGAATGCTGTCACCATCGCCAAGGAGTTCCAGGAGAAAGTTGGGATAAGCGGGGTTGTACTCAGCAAGTTCGATAGCGACACACGTGGTGGTGCTGCACTCTCCCTTCGTTCTGTTGTGGGCAAACCGATTAAGTTCATTGGTGTTGGTGAGAAGATCGAGGATCTTGATCCTTTTTATCCAGACCGTATTGCTAGCCGAATTCTTGGGATGGGCGACATTGTCTCGCTTGTTGAGAAAGCACAGAGTGTTGTCGATGAGAATGAGGCAATCCGTATGCAGGAGAAGATGGCAAAGAACACCTTCGATCTGCAGGACTACCTTGACCAATTGAACTCGATGGATAAGATGGGTTCGATTGACCAGCTTCTGGAAATGATTCCCGGTGCAAAGGGTCAGGTCAGCGAAGATGACATTGATACAGAGGAAATTCGTCGAGAGAAAGCAATTATCCTTTCAATGACCTATGCGGAACGAACGAATTACCATATAATGGGACCGACAAGACGCAAACGTGTTGCAAAAGGAAGCGGAACAACTGTTTCTGATGTAAATCGTTTGCTGAAAAAGTTTGAGAAAATGCGACTTACGATGAAGAAGTTAGCAAAAAATAAAAAATACCAGGCTGCAATGCTTAAACAGATGGGTATGTAG
- the rpmF gene encoding 50S ribosomal protein L32, whose product MATPKYKTSKASAASRKAANMRLATPTLSRCSTCGNMVLPHRVCPKCGFYRGVQVIELQDK is encoded by the coding sequence ATGGCAACACCGAAATATAAGACTTCCAAAGCAAGCGCAGCATCTAGAAAGGCTGCTAACATGCGTCTTGCAACCCCGACACTCTCTCGTTGTAGCACCTGTGGAAATATGGTTCTTCCTCACCGTGTCTGTCCGAAGTGCGGTTTCTACCGCGGCGTACAGGTCATTGAGTTGCAGGATAAATAA
- the acpP gene encoding acyl carrier protein gives MDSKEVFEKVKSLIAEKLEIDEGKITMNASFRKDLGADSLDTYELVYAIEEELGISIPDEKANEFETVKDAVDFLSAQL, from the coding sequence ATGGATAGCAAAGAAGTATTTGAAAAAGTTAAATCATTGATTGCAGAGAAGCTCGAGATTGATGAGGGCAAAATCACCATGAACGCTTCCTTCAGAAAGGATCTTGGCGCAGACAGCTTGGATACCTATGAGCTGGTATACGCTATCGAGGAAGAGCTTGGCATCTCCATCCCTGATGAGAAAGCCAACGAGTTCGAAACCGTTAAGGACGCAGTCGACTTCCTTTCCGCACAACTGTAA
- a CDS encoding KH domain-containing protein, with protein sequence MEKDLVEYIVKSLVDVPDEVSINVIEGEKSTILELKVASEDVGKVIGKQGRIAKAIRTILSASATKGGKRAVLEILD encoded by the coding sequence GTGGAAAAAGATCTTGTTGAATACATTGTAAAATCACTAGTTGATGTCCCTGACGAGGTCAGTATCAATGTGATCGAGGGTGAAAAATCCACGATTCTTGAGCTGAAGGTAGCCAGCGAGGATGTCGGCAAGGTGATCGGCAAGCAAGGCCGTATTGCAAAGGCGATCAGGACCATCCTGAGCGCCTCAGCCACCAAGGGTGGCAAGCGTGCCGTGCTGGAAATACTGGACTGA
- the rnc gene encoding ribonuclease III, with translation MESSLFKRAPAISSERERELLLFIEKSGMEIKNLSLLNLAFTHRSFANETSELVDTNERLEFLGDSVLGMCVADWLFRNLPAKAEGDFSKIKSIVVSEDSLAMIARSLDVDKYLLIGKGEENSGGRNKKALLADCMEAIFAACYLDSGFEAAKKFIMRYLENQIRAVLEDDYHRDYKTALQEYMQKRWRMVPTYTLIKKTGPEHDFTFFMQVDVNGRVFGPAQGRNKKQAEQRAAKLAYDQLVKVDNV, from the coding sequence ATGGAGAGTAGCCTCTTCAAGAGAGCTCCCGCAATCTCATCAGAAAGAGAGCGGGAGCTTCTTCTATTCATTGAAAAGAGTGGGATGGAGATCAAAAATCTCTCCTTGCTCAATCTTGCATTCACACACCGTAGTTTTGCCAATGAAACCAGCGAATTAGTGGACACCAATGAACGCTTGGAGTTCCTCGGTGATAGTGTGCTCGGTATGTGTGTAGCGGACTGGCTTTTTAGAAATCTTCCTGCTAAAGCGGAGGGAGATTTCTCAAAAATCAAGAGCATCGTAGTCAGTGAAGATAGTCTTGCCATGATCGCCCGTTCCCTTGATGTGGATAAATATCTACTTATCGGGAAAGGGGAAGAGAACAGTGGAGGAAGGAACAAGAAAGCCTTGCTTGCTGACTGCATGGAGGCAATCTTTGCAGCCTGTTATCTTGATAGTGGGTTCGAAGCAGCTAAGAAATTCATTATGCGGTACCTGGAAAACCAGATCAGGGCAGTGCTGGAAGATGATTACCATCGTGATTACAAGACAGCACTGCAGGAATATATGCAGAAGCGATGGCGCATGGTTCCTACCTATACACTGATCAAGAAAACCGGACCTGAGCATGATTTTACCTTTTTCATGCAAGTTGATGTAAATGGCCGGGTTTTTGGTCCTGCGCAGGGACGAAACAAGAAACAGGCCGAACAACGTGCAGCAAAGCTTGCCTATGATCAGCTGGTGAAAGTGGACAACGTCTGA
- a CDS encoding HD domain-containing protein, whose protein sequence is MQQFPIPSVIQRFSQQFKQAGFTLYIVGGAVRDHLLGIDNEDFDFTTDAKPEEVMRLFNSVIPTGIDHGTVTVRYEKHSFEVTTFRSEGSYQDGRHPSSVTFITNLEEDLKRRDFTINAFAVDLNDSKIIDLCGGKKDLKNRIIRAIGNPEERFEEDGLRILRACRFAGKLNFIIDEATLKAMHTCRENLLNVSSERIREELFRLVLSDHPEVGLNYMRECGILPIILPELAAGDQIDQKGMHHEDVLSHAISTCQASVALSDRLDVRLAALFHDIGKSEVMEEGEERNTFYNHDLIGEKLTVKVMRRLKASNEQIRLVSLLVRHHMFCYQSNWSDSAVRRFLTRVGKEHVGMLFSLRIADQIAIHGKADIRLLEELEERIKGILDAQDALSIKDLAVNGNDLMKAGIPKGKQLGRTLNYLLETVLDDPAQNTKEQLLEIAKNYQTLSTFTS, encoded by the coding sequence ATGCAGCAATTTCCAATTCCATCTGTGATCCAGAGGTTCTCACAACAGTTCAAACAAGCAGGTTTCACCCTCTATATCGTAGGAGGTGCCGTTCGTGACCATCTGTTGGGTATCGACAACGAGGACTTCGATTTTACCACCGATGCAAAACCAGAGGAGGTTATGCGTCTCTTCAATTCTGTCATCCCCACTGGCATTGACCATGGCACGGTCACGGTGCGTTACGAGAAACACAGCTTCGAGGTAACCACCTTCCGCAGTGAAGGCTCCTACCAGGACGGAAGGCACCCCAGCAGTGTGACCTTTATCACGAATCTTGAAGAGGACCTGAAAAGACGGGACTTTACCATCAATGCCTTTGCGGTTGACTTGAATGATAGCAAGATCATCGATCTTTGTGGTGGAAAGAAAGATTTGAAAAATAGGATCATCAGAGCAATTGGAAATCCCGAAGAACGATTTGAGGAAGATGGACTGAGAATCCTGAGAGCATGCCGCTTTGCAGGCAAGCTTAATTTTATTATTGATGAAGCCACCCTCAAGGCCATGCATACTTGCAGGGAAAATCTTCTAAATGTAAGTAGCGAACGCATCCGTGAAGAGCTCTTCAGGCTTGTTCTCTCCGATCATCCCGAGGTGGGACTCAACTACATGAGGGAGTGTGGCATACTGCCGATCATCCTTCCCGAGCTTGCTGCAGGAGATCAGATTGACCAGAAGGGTATGCACCATGAGGATGTCCTCTCTCATGCCATCAGCACCTGCCAAGCTTCCGTAGCCCTATCAGACCGTCTGGATGTACGCCTTGCCGCCCTTTTCCATGATATTGGAAAGAGTGAGGTGATGGAAGAAGGAGAGGAGCGCAACACCTTTTACAACCATGATCTAATTGGGGAGAAACTCACCGTTAAGGTCATGAGACGATTGAAGGCAAGCAATGAGCAAATCCGTCTTGTCAGCCTCTTGGTCCGCCATCATATGTTCTGTTACCAGAGCAACTGGAGTGACAGCGCTGTCAGGCGCTTTCTCACCCGTGTAGGCAAGGAACATGTGGGCATGCTCTTCAGCCTTAGGATAGCTGACCAGATAGCCATCCATGGCAAGGCAGATATCAGATTACTCGAAGAATTGGAAGAGCGGATCAAGGGTATCCTTGATGCCCAGGATGCCCTGTCAATCAAGGACTTGGCTGTGAATGGAAATGATTTGATGAAGGCGGGAATCCCTAAGGGAAAACAACTGGGTAGAACACTCAATTACCTGTTGGAAACTGTACTTGATGATCCCGCACAGAATACGAAAGAGCAACTATTGGAGATAGCAAAAAACTATCAGACGTTGTCCACTTTCACCAGCTGA
- the coaD gene encoding pantetheine-phosphate adenylyltransferase: MNRKERIAMLPGSFDPPTNGHIDIIERSSHLFEKLYVVVADNVQKQCLFTADERMDMLKDILKEHENIEVVSYRGLVVDFAREHGVGVMVRGVRALVDFGYEFELAMTNKQLNPDLEVLFMPTSPKYFQLRSSAIKEMAAYGADISPMVPPLVVQMMRNRIKLLTL; this comes from the coding sequence ATGAACAGAAAAGAGCGTATTGCCATGCTTCCCGGTTCTTTCGATCCACCCACAAACGGACATATTGATATCATCGAGCGTTCTTCGCATCTCTTTGAGAAACTCTATGTGGTGGTTGCAGACAATGTACAGAAGCAGTGTTTGTTTACCGCTGATGAGAGGATGGACATGCTCAAGGATATTCTCAAGGAACATGAAAACATCGAAGTGGTGAGTTATCGTGGGCTGGTCGTCGATTTTGCCCGTGAGCATGGGGTAGGGGTGATGGTACGAGGAGTCCGCGCTTTGGTTGATTTTGGGTATGAGTTTGAATTGGCTATGACCAACAAGCAACTAAATCCTGACTTGGAAGTCCTTTTTATGCCGACGAGTCCGAAATATTTTCAACTGAGAAGTAGCGCAATCAAGGAAATGGCGGCCTATGGGGCCGATATCTCCCCAATGGTGCCCCCTCTTGTCGTACAAATGATGAGAAATCGAATCAAGTTGTTGACGCTTTAG
- the rimM gene encoding ribosome maturation factor RimM (Essential for efficient processing of 16S rRNA): MEELLWTATVKAPFGVNGEVKIHPHNDDCAYLAKIKEVVLRAKDGSEQTFSIESFRMMGSQPLMKFAGFDNPEDARVLNGRHLMVPRKWAAPLKKGQYYVADLIGCALVHDGEHLAEVVSSVDGAQAVMLEVRSPDGSLYMVPYLKEFIGEVSLEDRTIELKTPWILA, encoded by the coding sequence ATGGAAGAGTTGCTCTGGACTGCTACCGTAAAAGCTCCTTTTGGAGTGAACGGTGAGGTGAAAATTCACCCTCACAATGATGACTGTGCCTACCTTGCGAAAATCAAGGAGGTTGTGTTGCGTGCGAAGGATGGATCAGAGCAAACTTTCTCTATAGAAAGTTTTCGCATGATGGGTTCACAGCCCTTGATGAAATTCGCGGGGTTTGATAATCCCGAGGATGCAAGGGTGCTCAATGGTCGACATCTGATGGTTCCCAGAAAATGGGCGGCCCCTTTGAAAAAGGGCCAATACTACGTTGCTGATCTTATCGGTTGTGCTTTGGTGCATGATGGTGAGCATTTGGCTGAAGTCGTCAGTAGTGTCGATGGTGCACAGGCTGTGATGCTTGAAGTCCGTAGCCCAGATGGTTCCTTGTATATGGTTCCATATCTCAAGGAATTCATCGGCGAAGTTAGCCTGGAGGACCGGACGATTGAGTTGAAGACTCCCTGGATTCTCGCGTGA